The following proteins come from a genomic window of Desulfonatronum thioautotrophicum:
- a CDS encoding glycosyltransferase family 4 protein yields the protein MRILFNTPFKPLDHPRLSGDVTIARDLMDYLKDHGHEVQTSPFVPCTWIFWKPWLWPRLVRTRRRAWHKAQRFGAEIVLTYHSYYKAPDLIGPYLKSRGLRYGLFSGAYAAKRAKTWKTLPGYLLNKRALLAADHIFSNKPSDHGALHGLVPEERRTFVGQGVPLERFGFFPRARAVLRREWLGEAAAEQRPVLVTAAVLRPGVKVDGVEWVIRCVAELVRLGLDPLLVVAGDGPGRERLEALAAEIAPGRVRFLGLVPRDDLKAVFSAGDVFAFPGIHEGLGMVYLEAQACGLPVVATTHAGAKDVIRHEKTGYLVPPFDMPSFAAACFRLMRDRELCRLMGQDAVRFVRREHDIQRNYFVMESLLQALAERGADASNTASVMQGESAHP from the coding sequence ATGCGTATCCTGTTCAACACGCCCTTCAAGCCGTTGGATCATCCCCGCCTGTCCGGCGATGTGACCATTGCCCGGGATCTGATGGACTACCTGAAGGATCACGGACATGAGGTACAGACCAGCCCCTTCGTGCCCTGTACGTGGATTTTCTGGAAGCCTTGGCTCTGGCCACGCCTAGTGCGCACGCGCCGGCGGGCGTGGCACAAAGCCCAGCGGTTTGGGGCCGAGATCGTCCTGACCTACCATAGCTACTACAAGGCTCCGGACCTGATCGGCCCTTATCTCAAGAGCCGGGGCTTGCGGTATGGTCTTTTTTCCGGGGCCTATGCGGCCAAGCGGGCCAAAACATGGAAAACCCTGCCTGGTTATCTGCTGAACAAACGGGCCCTGTTGGCCGCGGACCATATTTTTTCCAACAAGCCGTCGGACCATGGTGCGCTGCACGGTCTGGTTCCGGAGGAGCGCCGGACCTTCGTGGGGCAGGGTGTGCCCCTGGAGAGGTTCGGGTTTTTCCCGCGGGCCCGCGCCGTTTTGCGTCGGGAGTGGCTGGGAGAAGCGGCCGCGGAGCAACGTCCGGTGCTGGTCACCGCTGCCGTGTTGCGACCCGGCGTCAAGGTCGACGGGGTGGAATGGGTGATCCGCTGTGTGGCGGAACTGGTGCGGCTGGGGCTGGACCCTCTGCTGGTGGTGGCCGGAGACGGTCCCGGGCGGGAGCGGCTGGAAGCCTTGGCCGCGGAGATCGCGCCGGGAAGGGTCCGGTTCCTGGGGCTGGTGCCTCGGGATGACCTGAAGGCCGTTTTCAGCGCCGGGGATGTGTTTGCTTTTCCGGGCATTCACGAGGGGTTGGGCATGGTCTACCTGGAGGCCCAGGCTTGCGGTCTGCCGGTGGTGGCCACGACCCATGCCGGGGCCAAGGACGTCATCCGGCACGAAAAGACCGGATACCTGGTTCCGCCTTTTGACATGCCGTCTTTTGCCGCAGCCTGTTTCCGCCTGATGCGCGACCGGGAATTGTGCCGGTTAATGGGTCAGGACGCTGTCCGCTTTGTGCGCAGGGAACACGATATTCAACGCAATTATTTCGTAATGGAAAGCCTGCTCCAGGCTCTTGCAGAACGGGGGGCGGATGCAAGTAACACGGCATCGGTGATGCAAGGAGAATCAGCCCATCCATGA
- a CDS encoding histidine phosphatase family protein: protein MTSHNILPHWAHFTLMRHGPTAWNLEKRIQGRTQTNLSDLGRKRCQRWGQAMRRNQKGWAGLGPLSRIVSSDLKRAVETAEILGHLLKLPVSSVSGLGEQDWGDWAGRRIRELRVTSGEEVRHQEAQGWAFRPPDGESRLEVWGRASGALRGLAGRYPSEHVLVVTHKGVLKCLLYRLLAMRFLPEEGDPLIPEALHTISVEGLMDGGHDAAAGADSRGDPKGMRILAMNQPLLTEG from the coding sequence ATGACATCGCATAATATCCTTCCGCATTGGGCGCACTTCACGCTGATGCGGCACGGGCCCACGGCGTGGAATCTGGAAAAGCGCATTCAGGGCCGTACCCAGACAAACCTTTCCGACCTGGGTCGGAAGCGTTGTCAGCGGTGGGGCCAGGCGATGCGCCGCAATCAGAAAGGGTGGGCCGGGTTGGGGCCTCTCTCCAGGATTGTCAGCAGCGATCTGAAGCGAGCTGTGGAGACCGCGGAAATTCTCGGCCATCTGCTGAAACTGCCGGTTTCCAGCGTAAGTGGCCTGGGCGAACAGGACTGGGGTGACTGGGCCGGAAGGCGGATTCGGGAGCTGCGTGTAACATCCGGGGAGGAGGTCCGCCACCAGGAAGCTCAGGGCTGGGCCTTTCGTCCTCCAGACGGGGAGAGCCGGCTGGAAGTCTGGGGCAGGGCTTCTGGGGCCTTGCGTGGCCTTGCAGGCCGCTATCCATCGGAACATGTCCTGGTGGTGACACACAAGGGCGTGCTGAAGTGTCTACTTTACCGCCTGTTGGCAATGCGTTTTTTGCCGGAAGAAGGCGACCCGTTGATCCCGGAGGCCCTGCATACCATCAGCGTGGAGGGCTTGATGGATGGTGGTCACGATGCCGCCGCTGGGGCCGATTCCCGCGGCGATCCTAAGGGCATGCGCATCCTGGCCATGAATCAACCGCTTTTGACGGAGGGGTAG
- a CDS encoding glycosyltransferase family protein, with protein sequence MRIVFYSQHVLGMGHLFRSLEIATALAPHHVDLVTGGEHVALTLPAHVRHIPLPPLCMDADFQTLQTCRSDLTRTGVSQAASPSQSTDEVMTRRRRRLMEHLREVQPDLFLVELFPFGRKRFGFELLPVLEASRRGELGRCRTVCSVRDILVEKQDPASYEARVVHQLNTYFDLVLVHADPRLVRLEETFASVEAIVPRIVYTGYVVAPVDAAKGLRLRQYLELAHEEEMIVASIGGGAVGRELLEAVLDASTLLQPGRPHHLWVFTGPFLSEVEFTDLCQRAAGRERVHVHRFTENFGDWLSAADLSVSMAGYNTTMNLLAAKTFGLVWPYGQNREQSMRAERLEHFGLLSVLRKDDLVPEQLAVRMVEALGAASARRPAVDFPDASNDGYCINLDGATATRNILECFCGDARHG encoded by the coding sequence GTGCGGATTGTTTTTTACAGCCAACACGTTCTGGGCATGGGCCACCTGTTCCGCAGCCTGGAGATCGCCACGGCCCTCGCCCCGCACCATGTGGACCTGGTCACCGGTGGGGAGCACGTAGCCTTGACCCTCCCCGCTCATGTCCGGCACATCCCCCTGCCCCCACTGTGCATGGACGCCGACTTTCAGACCCTGCAAACCTGCCGATCCGACCTTACCAGGACCGGTGTATCTCAGGCCGCTTCTCCCTCCCAGTCCACAGACGAGGTGATGACCAGGCGCCGACGACGCCTCATGGAGCACCTTCGTGAAGTCCAGCCAGACTTGTTTTTGGTCGAACTCTTCCCGTTTGGCCGAAAACGATTCGGGTTCGAACTGCTTCCTGTTCTCGAAGCTTCACGGCGTGGGGAGCTGGGTCGTTGCCGGACGGTGTGCAGCGTTCGGGACATTCTTGTGGAGAAGCAGGATCCAGCCAGTTACGAAGCGCGCGTGGTGCACCAACTGAACACCTATTTTGACCTGGTGCTGGTCCATGCCGATCCCCGCCTGGTGCGGCTGGAAGAGACGTTTGCGAGCGTGGAAGCCATTGTTCCGCGGATCGTGTACACAGGGTACGTGGTCGCGCCGGTGGATGCGGCAAAGGGACTGCGGCTGCGGCAGTACCTGGAGCTTGCGCACGAGGAAGAGATGATTGTGGCCAGTATCGGCGGCGGCGCGGTGGGCCGGGAACTTTTGGAGGCGGTGCTGGATGCCTCGACGCTGCTCCAACCGGGCAGGCCGCACCACCTTTGGGTGTTCACCGGGCCATTCCTGTCCGAGGTTGAATTCACGGACCTATGCCAACGGGCAGCGGGCCGGGAACGGGTGCATGTGCACCGGTTTACCGAGAATTTCGGAGATTGGCTGTCTGCCGCGGACCTTTCAGTTTCCATGGCCGGTTACAATACGACCATGAACCTTTTGGCCGCGAAAACCTTCGGCCTGGTCTGGCCCTATGGCCAGAACCGCGAGCAATCCATGCGCGCTGAGCGACTGGAACACTTTGGCCTGCTGTCCGTGCTCCGCAAGGACGACCTGGTGCCGGAGCAGCTGGCTGTGCGCATGGTCGAGGCTTTGGGTGCCGCAAGTGCAAGACGGCCGGCTGTGGACTTTCCAGATGCTTCGAATGACGGGTATTGCATCAACCTGGACGGTGCGACGGCCACCCGAAATATTTTGGAATGTTTTTGCGGGGATGCCCGTCATGGGTAA
- a CDS encoding polysaccharide deacetylase family protein, with protein sequence MGKRGRISAMWSDPASLGDHSSHAALREALVKALDACVVAEPVVWFRADDVGVPSANLFAMLECFRRHDAPLALAVVPSWLSASRWQAVRAQTAKGGRWCFHQHGRRHVNHQSQGRKSEFGSARSLEARKTDVLLGKQRLERLLGASFFPAFTPPWNRMDTAMENVLQSLGFRAVSRNDKVFFREPLDLFEVPVNCDLHTRRGTARQAWADFYAEFQWWIAQGMLGVMLHHQRMNRHALEFLDMLLSVLCAEPRIRLAGLDELVQENIHFHPLRRHA encoded by the coding sequence ATGGGTAAGCGGGGGAGGATCAGCGCTATGTGGTCCGATCCGGCCTCCCTGGGGGATCATTCTTCCCATGCGGCATTGCGGGAAGCCTTGGTCAAGGCTTTGGACGCGTGTGTTGTTGCCGAGCCGGTGGTGTGGTTCCGGGCCGACGACGTGGGAGTGCCTTCGGCCAACCTGTTCGCCATGTTGGAGTGTTTCCGACGTCATGACGCACCTCTGGCCCTGGCCGTGGTCCCTTCGTGGCTCAGTGCGTCGCGGTGGCAGGCGGTCCGGGCTCAGACGGCAAAAGGCGGACGGTGGTGTTTCCACCAGCATGGTCGAAGGCACGTGAACCATCAGTCGCAGGGACGAAAAAGCGAGTTCGGCTCGGCCCGCTCCCTGGAAGCCAGGAAAACGGATGTGCTGCTCGGCAAGCAACGGTTGGAACGTCTCCTCGGGGCATCGTTTTTTCCGGCCTTCACCCCGCCGTGGAACCGCATGGACACCGCGATGGAGAACGTCTTGCAATCGTTGGGATTTCGGGCCGTATCCCGGAACGACAAGGTTTTTTTTCGGGAACCCCTTGATTTGTTCGAAGTTCCAGTGAATTGTGATCTGCATACCCGACGGGGAACCGCCCGGCAGGCCTGGGCGGATTTTTACGCGGAATTTCAATGGTGGATTGCCCAGGGTATGCTTGGGGTGATGCTGCACCACCAACGGATGAATCGTCATGCCCTGGAATTCCTGGACATGCTGCTTTCGGTGCTTTGCGCCGAGCCCCGAATCCGGCTGGCAGGGCTGGATGAGTTGGTTCAGGAAAACATTCACTTCCACCCCTTACGCCGCCATGCCTGA
- a CDS encoding ABC transporter permease produces MPDVSPKSTQTGPQGRSEPSIQRAVVLSWRKSLEISVKNLQVRFFRSLITIGSLVLATSFLSFVLVNLDVAAGLMAVGGEEAAIRLSQAGFDVDEQAGTVAMTPKERWIIILSLLVCAVGIVNAQLMAVTERFREIGIMKCLGALDSMILRLFLLEAGMQGLAGAALGALCGLIVSLLVSTVRFGFQVWTAVPWAASGMSLLVATGVGVTLSLIGVLYPAWIAARMRPVLALKAEH; encoded by the coding sequence ATGCCTGACGTCTCCCCGAAATCCACCCAGACTGGGCCCCAGGGCCGGTCAGAACCGTCGATCCAGCGCGCAGTGGTCCTGTCCTGGCGCAAGTCATTGGAAATCAGTGTCAAAAATCTGCAGGTTCGATTTTTTCGATCACTGATCACCATAGGCAGTCTGGTCCTGGCCACGTCGTTCTTGAGCTTTGTTCTCGTTAATCTGGATGTGGCCGCGGGGTTGATGGCTGTGGGCGGGGAGGAGGCGGCGATCCGGCTTTCCCAGGCCGGTTTTGACGTGGACGAGCAGGCCGGCACCGTGGCCATGACGCCCAAAGAGCGTTGGATTATTATCCTGTCCCTGCTGGTTTGCGCCGTGGGCATTGTCAATGCCCAGCTCATGGCCGTGACCGAGCGATTTCGGGAAATCGGGATCATGAAATGTTTGGGGGCCCTGGACTCCATGATCTTGCGCCTGTTTTTGCTGGAGGCTGGGATGCAGGGATTGGCCGGAGCGGCTCTGGGGGCACTTTGCGGACTGATTGTTTCCCTGCTGGTAAGCACCGTTCGGTTTGGGTTTCAGGTCTGGACAGCCGTACCCTGGGCGGCCTCTGGCATGTCCCTGCTGGTGGCTACGGGCGTGGGTGTGACCCTCAGCCTGATCGGCGTGCTTTATCCGGCCTGGATCGCGGCCCGGATGCGCCCGGTTCTGGCCCTCAAGGCCGAGCATTGA
- a CDS encoding ABC transporter ATP-binding protein, with product MGKLDVQALKGVDLEIFAGEYISIMGPSGSGKSTLFNMIGGLDKPSEGKVFIDEVDISQLDAYELAWLRNRKIGYIFQTFNIIPVMTALENVTLPMTFAGMNSDAATEKGIELLKLVGLGDRFQHKPLELSGGQQQRVAIARSLANDPAIVLADEPTGNLDLVTGEEIIELLKMLSSERGVTIISATHDHKMLAVSDRVVWIRDGRVDKIERREELKISVGAIHGKDEATPESQPSA from the coding sequence ATGGGCAAGTTGGATGTCCAGGCCCTCAAGGGTGTGGACCTGGAAATCTTCGCTGGAGAGTATATTTCCATCATGGGACCTTCCGGCTCCGGAAAAAGTACGCTGTTCAACATGATCGGCGGCCTGGATAAACCCTCCGAAGGCAAGGTGTTCATCGACGAAGTGGATATTTCCCAGCTGGATGCCTACGAGCTGGCCTGGCTGCGCAACCGGAAGATCGGGTATATTTTTCAGACCTTCAACATCATTCCGGTGATGACCGCATTGGAGAATGTGACCCTGCCCATGACCTTTGCCGGAATGAACAGTGATGCGGCCACGGAAAAGGGCATCGAGCTGCTCAAGCTGGTTGGCCTGGGAGACCGCTTCCAGCACAAGCCCCTGGAGCTTTCCGGAGGACAGCAGCAGCGGGTGGCCATTGCCCGGTCCCTGGCCAATGATCCGGCTATTGTTCTGGCCGACGAGCCGACGGGCAATCTGGATCTGGTCACTGGCGAAGAGATCATTGAATTGTTGAAAATGCTCAGCTCGGAGCGGGGGGTGACCATTATTTCCGCAACTCACGACCATAAAATGCTTGCGGTTTCCGACAGGGTGGTCTGGATCCGGGACGGTCGGGTGGACAAGATCGAGCGACGCGAAGAGTTGAAGATTTCCGTGGGGGCGATTCATGGCAAGGACGAAGCAACGCCTGAAAGCCAACCATCCGCATAA